The following proteins are encoded in a genomic region of Gossypium hirsutum isolate 1008001.06 chromosome D05, Gossypium_hirsutum_v2.1, whole genome shotgun sequence:
- the LOC107903871 gene encoding glutamine--tRNA ligase, cytoplasmic has product MVVKGEESDKILELFLKIGLDERTARNTIANNKVTANLTAVIHEAALANGCDRAIGNFLYTVATKYPANALVHRPKLLEYVVSSKIKTPAQLEAAFSFLSNVASEEFKRNEFEEACGVGVEVSLEELTQTVNEIFEENKAVILERRYRTNVGELFGSIRKKHPWADPKMAKQLVDAKMYELLGERTAADDEKPSKKKEKKEKPAKVEKAVVDETPAQPSEEELNPFSIFPAPEDNIKVHTEVFFSNGSVLRCCNTRERLDNHLKVTGGRVFTRFPPEPNGYLHIGHAKAMFVDFGLAKERGGCCYLRYDDTNPEAEKKEYINHIEEIVQWMGWEPFKITYTSDYFPELYELAVELIRRGHAYVDHQTPEEIKEYREKKMNSPWRDRPIAESLKLFDDMKRGLIEEGKATLRMKQDMQSDNFNMYDLIAYRIKFTPHPHAGDKWCIYPSYDYAHCIVDSLENITHSLCTLEFETRRASYYWLLHVLDLYQPYVWEYSRLNVTNTVMSKRKLNYIVTNKYVDGWDDPRLMTLAGLRRRGVTSTAINSFVRGIGITRSDCSMIRLDRLEYHIREELNKTAPRVLVVLHPLKVVITNLESGSVLDLDAKKWPDARTDDTSAFYKVPFSNVVYIERSDFRMKDSKDYYGLAPGKSALLRYAFPIKCTDVILADDKETVLEIRAEYDASKKSKPKGVLHWVAEPSPGSDPLKIEVRLFDKLFNSENPAELDNWLTDLNPNSKVVVPTAYAVPSLGKAAVGDTFQFERLGYFTVDKDSTAEKLVFNRTVTLKDTYSKGGK; this is encoded by the exons ATGGTGGTCAAAGGCGAAGAATCTGACAAAATCTTAGAGCTCTTCTTAAAGATTGGTTTAGACGAACGAACTGCTCGTAACACCATCGCTAACAACAAGGTCACTGCTAATCTCACTGCCGTCATTCACGAG GCTGCTTTGGCTAACGGATGTGACCGTGCAATTGGAAATTTTTTATATACG GTTGCCACGAAGTACCCTGCGAATGCACTCGTACATCGTCCAAAGTTACTTGAATATGTTGTCTCTTCCAAG ATTAAGACTCCTGCACAGTTAGAAGCTGCATTTTCATTTCTCTCGAATGTTGCATCGGAGGAGTTTAAGAGGAATGAATTTGAAGAAGCATGCGGAGTAG GAGTCGAAGTTTCTCTGGAGGAACTTACACAGACTGTCAATGAAATTTTTGAAGAGAATAAGGCTGTAATTTTGGAACGACGTTACCGAACAAATG TTGGTGAATTGTTCGGGAGCATTAGGAAGAAGCATCCTTGGGCGGATCCAAAGATGGCTAAG CAACTTGTAGATGCAAAAATGTATGAGTTACTTGGTGAGAGGACAGCAGCAGATGATGAGAAGCCTtctaaaaagaaggaaaagaaagagaaacCTGCTAAAGTTGAA AAAGCTGTTGTTGATGAGACTCCTGCACAGCCATCTGAAGAAGAACTTAATCCATTTTCAATATTTCCTGCTCCAGAAGACAATATAAAG GTGCACACAGAAGTATTTTTCAGCAATGGTTCTGTGCTAAGATGTTGCAATACAAGGGAAAGGCTTGACAATCACTTGAAGGTCACCGGGGGAAGAGTTTTTACTCGTTTCCCTCCCGAACCAAATGGGTATCTACACATTGGACATGCAAAA GCAATGTTTGTTGACTTTGGCCTTGCGAAAGAGAGGGGTGGATGTTGCTACCTCAG ATATGATGATACAAATCCTGAAGCTGAAAAGAAAGAATACATTAACCACATTGAAGAAATTGTCCAGTGGATGGGCTGGGAACCATTCAAG ATAACTTACACTAGTGACTATTTCCCAGAATTGTATGAATTAGCAGTGGAGCTGATACGAAGGGGTCATGCATATGTTGATCACCAG ACCCCTGAAGAGATAAAGGAGTACAGGGAAAAGAAGATGAACAGTCCTTGGAGAGATAGACCAATTGCTGAATCATTAAAACTCTTTGATGACATGAAGAGAGGTCTGATAGAAGAGGGCAAAGCAACACTTAGGATGAAGCAAGATATGCAGAGTGATAACTTCAATATGTATGACCTCATTGCTTATCGTATCAAG TTTACTCCTCACCCTCATGCTGGGGATAAGTGGTGCATTTATCCGAGCTATGATTATGCTCATTGCATCGTGGACTCTCTTGAAAATATCACACATTCA CTGTGTACACTTGAATTTGAGACCAGGCGTGCTTCTTACTATTGGCTGCTACATGTATTGGACCTTTACCAGCCATATGTGTGGGAATACTCACGACTGAATGTTACAAACACTGTGATGTCTAAACGGAag TTAAACTacattgtgacaaacaaatatgtTGATGGTTGGGATGATCCCCGTCTCATGACATTAGCTGGTTTACGACGTAGGGGTGTGACTTCAACTGCAATAAATTCTTTTGTTCGAGGAATTGGAATCACTAGAAG TGATTGTAGCATGATTCGTTTGGATCGCCTTGAGTATCACATAAGAGAAGAATTAAACAAGACAGCACCTCGTGTATTGGTTGTGCTGCATCCTCTTAAG GTTGTCATAACCAACCTCGAATCTGGTTCTGTTTTGGATCTTGATGCAAAGAAATGGCCTGATGCTCGAACAGATGACACATCTGCCTTTTACAAG GTGCCCTTTTCAAATGTTGTATATATTGAGCGCTCAGATTTCCGCATGAAAGATTCTAAAGATTACTATGGGTTGGCTCCTGGCAAGTCAGCACTGCTAAG ATATGCATTCCCTATAAAGTGTACAGATGTAATATTGGCAGATGATAAAGAAACTGTGCTTGAGATTCGAGCTGAATACGATGCTTCCAAAAAAAGCAAGCCAAAG GGGGTTCTCCACTGGGTTGCTGAACCTTCCCCGGGTTCTGATCCATTGAAGATTGAAGTCCGATTGTTTGACAAACTCTTTAATTCTGAG AATCCTGCTGAACTTGATAATTGGCTCACTGATCTCAACCCGAATTCCAAAGTGGTGGTACCTACTGCATATGCAGTGCCATCACTTGGTAAGGCTGCTGTAGGGGATACATTTCAGTTCGAAAGGCTAG GCTATTTCACAGTTGACAAGGACTCGACTGCCGAGAAGCTCGTCTTTAATCGTACGGTTACTCTCAAGGATACCTACAGTAAGGGTGGGAAATAG